In Aedes albopictus strain Foshan chromosome 3, AalbF5, whole genome shotgun sequence, the genomic window CGGATCCGGAACTGCGAGAAGTTTCGGAGGCTCCAGCTCGGAGAACGATGGGAAGCGGTGCGCAGGTGGAAGCTTTGTCAACTGTGCCTGAATGAGCACGGTAACGCCGGCTGCAAGCTTAGCTTCCGCTGTAACGTTGAAGGCTGTAAGGAACGACACAACCCGCTGCTTCATTTCGTCAGGCCAGCCGCAGGACTAAACTGCAACGTTCACGCCGCCCAGCCAAAACAAACCGTGATCTTCCGGATGATGCCCGTCACGCTGCACTGTGGCAAACACTCCGTGAACACTATCGCGTTTCTGGATGAAGGATCATCGTACACACTGGTCGAACGGGCATTGGTGAACCGTTTAGGAGTCCGAGGCGCAGCACAGCCCTTGCGCGTAACTTGGACCGCAGGAGTTTCCCGGATCGAGAAAGACTCGCAGTGCGTGAGTCTCTTCATCTCGGCGAGAGGATCCGCACAACGCTTCCAAATAAAGAGCGCCCACACAGTGGAGAGTTTAAAGCTTCCGCAACACACGGTAGCCATTTCGGAAGTGGTGAGGCAATATGCGCATCTCCAAGGCCTACCGATCACCGACATCCAGCATGCCGCTCCACAGATTTTGATCGGGCTGAAGGATATTCATCTTTACGCGCCGTTGGAATCGCGAATCGGTCGACCGGAAGAGCCGATAGCAGTAAGGTCGAAGCTAGGCTGGACCGTATACGGGCCTATGGGACCGGGAAACGTGACTAGCGGAATGGTCGCGCATCATTCGTGCAGCCCGGTGTCCAATCAGGAGCTTCACGATCTCCTGAAGAGTCACTACACGCTGGAGGAGTCCGGCATTTCCATCGCCTTGCTTCCGGAGACGGAAGAAGACAGAAGAGCGAAGGAGATTTTGAAGAAGACGACGAGGAGGATCGGCGTGTGGAAGGACGACAACATCGAATTTCCCGACAGTTACCCTATGGCGGTGAAGCGGCTGATGTGTTTGGAGAAACGCCTGCGGAAGGATCCCGAGCTGTATGTCAAAGTCCGTACCATGATCGCCGACTATCTCGTGAAAGGCTACGCACACGAAGCGTCGGAGTCGGAGCTGCTAGCGTTGGATTGCAGCAAGGTGTGGTACGTTCTGCTGAATATCGTCTACAATCCGAGAAAGAAGAAGTTTCGTCTGGTGTGGGACGCCAGAGCGGAAGTTAGAGGAGTGTCGCTCAACTCGAAGTTGCTGAAGGGACCGGATATGCTGACTGCCCTGCCGGCGGTGATATGCAAGTTTCGGGAGCGAGAAGTCGGTTTCGGCGCAGACATAAAGGAGATGTACCACCAGCTGCGGATTCGAGAAGAGGACAAGCGAGCTCAAAGGTTTCTGTTCCGAAACGATCCGTCGGAGAAGCCGACAGTGTATGTGATGGACGTAGCGACCTTTGGGTCGACGAGCTCGCCATGCTCGGCGCAGTACGTCAAGAACCTGAACGCGAAGGAGTTTGCAGGACAGTTTCCAGCGGCGGCGGTGGCCATCGTCGAAAACCACTACGTCGACGATTATTTCGACAGCGTAGACACGATCGAGGAAGCTGTGAAACGAGCGAAGGAAGTACGATACGTCCACTCCAGAGGCGGTTTTGAGCTCCGCAACTGGGTCTCCAATTCCGAAGAGTTCCTGGATGCGATGGGAGAGCGAAAAGAGGATCAGTGCGTGCGGTTCAGCGAGGATAAGGAGTCCGGATCCGAGCGAGTACTGGGGATCGTGTGGAGCCCGGCAAGCGACGAATTCTCGTTCTCCACCAAATTGAGAGACGATCTGGAGCCGTTCCTGTCCGGCGTGAAGCTGCCGACCAAAAGGATCCTGTTGAGCTGCGTGATGAGCTTTTTCGACCCGTTAGGACTGTTGTCCATTTTCACGTTCTATGGGAAGCTGCTGATTCAGGACCTGTGGCGTACTGGATGTGAGTGGGACCAGCAGATCGATGAAGAGTGTGCGGAGAAGTGGAGTAACTGGATCCGGAGGCTTCCAGAAGTCGACGAAGTGCGCATTCCCCGATACTATTTCCGTGGCGGATTTTCACTGCGATACAACAGCCTACAGCTGCACGTTTTCGTAGACGCTAGCCAGGACGCGTACGGTGCCGTGGCGTACATCCGCATCGAGACGGCCACTGGGCCGTTATGCTCGCTCGTGATGGCGAGATCTAAGGTAGCACCGCTGCAGCACATGTCCATACCGCGACTGGAGCTGCAAGCTGCAGTGTTAGGAGCGAGGCTGGCGAACTCCGTCGGCGAGACGATTTCGTTGGAGGTAAAGAAGCGTTTCATGTGGTCCGACTCGAAGACCGTGCTGTCGTGGATCCACTCCGACCACCGTCGGTACAAGCAGTTTGTGGCGTACCGGATCGGCGAGATCCACAGTCTAACGAAGCTTGCGGAATGGAGATGGGTGCCGACGAAGTGCAACGTGGCCGACGCGTTAACGAAGTGGGAAAAGGCGCACAGCCTGCGACCAAGCGGACCATGGTTTCGTGGCCCAGACTTTCTGTACCAGCCGGAGGATTTTTGGCCGGAGCAAGAGGCAGTGACACCGAACACTAGCGAGGAGACCCGAGCGTGTTTGCATTTCCACGAAATTGCAGTCACTGAGCCGATGGTGGACCCGCTGCGGTTTTCGAAGTGGAAGATTCTGGTCCGGACGGTAGCGTGCGTCTACCGGTTTGCATCGAACTGCAGAAGGAAGAGAGATGGGCTGGAGATCGAAGTCGTACCGGCCACTGCAAGAATCAGCAGCGTCGTGAAGAAACACGTGCGAACGAAGCTAGTGCCGCTGAAGCGGGACGAATACCGGAAAGCGGAGGTGTATCTCTGGAGGTCGGCCCAAGCCGATTGCTTCGGAGATGAGGTCTGCACATTGGTGAAGAACCAGAAGCAGCCGAACCAGCAGCAGCAACCGGTGGAGAAGAGCAGTAGCCTGTACAACTTGAGCCCGTTCCTGGACGCCGAGGGTGTACTACGGATGGAAGGCAGAGCGGCGCAAGGATCGTCGCTACCATTCGAGCTGCGGTTCCCGATTATTTTGCCGAAAAAGCATCCGGTGACTGACAAGCTACTCGAGCACTACCATCAGCAAGTAGCTCACGGGAACACGGAGACCGCAGTCAACGAAATTCGGCAGCGTTTCTACGTCCAGAACCTGCGAGCGGAACTGAAGAGGATAGGAAGAAAGTGCATCTGGTGCAAGGTGAAGAAGTGTCGCCCGTCGAACCCGAGGATGGCTCCGTTGCCGGAGTCGCGAGTAACGCCGCATCTGCCACCGTTTAGCCACACCGGCGTGGACTACTGTGGACCGCTGACTGTTACTGTCGGCCGCAGATCAGAGAAGAGGTACATCTGCCTGTTCACTTGCATGACGACGAGGGCTGTCCACCTTGAGGTTGCTCACAGCCTGACGACTCAAGCGTGTCTGATGGCCATACGGCGGTTCGTGTGTCGCAGAGGGAAGCCGCTAGAGTTCTACTCGGACAACGGCACAAACTTCCAAGCAGCAAGCAAGGCCATCATGCAGCGAATCGAGATCGAGTCAGAGGACGAATTCACGGATTCCAGGACCCGCTGGAATTTCAACCCGCCCAGCGCACCCCACATGGGTGgggtttgggagcgattggttcgcTCCGTGAAGGCAGCACTGACCGTGCTGAACGACGGGCGGACGATAACGGACGAAGTGCTACTAACGACGATAGCGGAGGCCGAAGACCTCATCAACTCCCGGCCACTAACGTACGTTGGCCTGGAACCAGGAGCGGAGGGAGCGTTGACGCCGAACCACTTTGTTCGCGGCGTTGGCGCAATCAGCGAGGAGCGTTCAGTTCCACCGACGAGCGAGGCCGAAGCACTGCGGGACCGCTACAAGCGGTCACAGCGACTGGCGGACAAACTGTGGGCTCGGTGGGTG contains:
- the LOC134290229 gene encoding uncharacterized protein LOC134290229 — encoded protein: MQSPDKTGFNCAACDRPDDEESQMVFCDHCQRWYHFSCVGVSADVKDVSWCCQKCVGSESEGVVPADVQEGLQELEAEKAKQKREMEKEKILHRKRLEMKQELFEMRQQLEKEKREMELEFEQAQMAKKLAEEEAHQRKLDKMRTEMEEKLKQLKLKRNSGAADGEKELDQAVGGGKVGSSKSGTKKKTESEQTKPGKGLEKQKSRNGKPGKADATVADFEDPRGAYQKHSTPKVCRKLTLKPVGGPSSLPESFLIGRGGDSTPLGRPGVPKPEKVKTAKKMKKVVEVIESESASSEEEEESAEEVESCEEEEEDSSSEEEESSAEEEESSEESSESSEEEKQEEKPRRKSGKEKDGRKNRQREPTKAQMSARQFLSRKLPTFSGRMEEWPMFISSYETSTKACGFSDVENLARLQECLKGEALEAVRNASPPKADRLASFISFGVVVQQLADHLEATGLTTHLVNPMLIQELTEKLPAGTQLEWVRYRRKTKVVTLRTLSNFLSSIVKDASEVAAYGEGTPRSGESGSKKGSRSRAHDGYVHSHDVEENRSSSPPRRERKPCRICGRVDHRIRNCEKFRRLQLGERWEAVRRWKLCQLCLNEHGNAGCKLSFRCNVEGCKERHNPLLHFVRPAAGLNCNVHAAQPKQTVIFRMMPVTLHCGKHSVNTIAFLDEGSSYTLVERALVNRLGVRGAAQPLRVTWTAGVSRIEKDSQCVSLFISARGSAQRFQIKSAHTVESLKLPQHTVAISEVVRQYAHLQGLPITDIQHAAPQILIGLKDIHLYAPLESRIGRPEEPIAVRSKLGWTVYGPMGPGNVTSGMVAHHSCSPVSNQELHDLLKSHYTLEESGISIALLPETEEDRRAKEILKKTTRRIGVWKDDNIEFPDSYPMAVKRLMCLEKRLRKDPELYVKVRTMIADYLVKGYAHEASESELLALDCSKVWYVLLNIVYNPRKKKFRLVWDARAEVRGVSLNSKLLKGPDMLTALPAVICKFREREVGFGADIKEMYHQLRIREEDKRAQRFLFRNDPSEKPTVYVMDVATFGSTSSPCSAQYVKNLNAKEFAGQFPAAAVAIVENHYVDDYFDSVDTIEEAVKRAKEVRYVHSRGGFELRNWVSNSEEFLDAMGERKEDQCVRFSEDKESGSERVLGIVWSPASDEFSFSTKLRDDLEPFLSGVKLPTKRILLSCVMSFFDPLGLLSIFTFYGKLLIQDLWRTGCEWDQQIDEECAEKWSNWIRRLPEVDEVRIPRYYFRGGFSLRYNSLQLHVFVDASQDAYGAVAYIRIETATGPLCSLVMARSKVAPLQHMSIPRLELQAAVLGARLANSVGETISLEVKKRFMWSDSKTVLSWIHSDHRRYKQFVAYRIGEIHSLTKLAEWRWVPTKCNVADALTKWEKAHSLRPSGPWFRGPDFLYQPEDFWPEQEAVTPNTSEETRACLHFHEIAVTEPMVDPLRFSKWKILVRTVACVYRFASNCRRKRDGLEIEVVPATARISSVVKKHVRTKLVPLKRDEYRKAEVYLWRSAQADCFGDEVCTLVKNQKQPNQQQQPVEKSSSLYNLSPFLDAEGVLRMEGRAAQGSSLPFELRFPIILPKKHPVTDKLLEHYHQQVAHGNTETAVNEIRQRFYVQNLRAELKRIGRKCIWCKVKKCRPSNPRMAPLPESRVTPHLPPFSHTGVDYCGPLTVTVGRRSEKRYICLFTCMTTRAVHLEVAHSLTTQACLMAIRRFVCRRGKPLEFYSDNGTNFQAASKAIMQRIEIESEDEFTDSRTRWNFNPPSAPHMGGVWERLVRSVKAALTVLNDGRTITDEVLLTTIAEAEDLINSRPLTYVGLEPGAEGALTPNHFVRGVGAISEERSVPPTSEAEALRDRYKRSQRLADKLWARWVSEYLPSINQRTKWLSESPPLACGDLVYITDEAVRKSWIRGIVTDVYPGADGRIRQAMVETSKGKFRRPVTRLAVLEVQEGKSGAAEEPHQSYGRGCVGTAPYHLSTAQPLRNMRSTPDETTPVMDYP